A window from Tenacibaculum singaporense encodes these proteins:
- a CDS encoding succinylglutamate desuccinylase/aspartoacylase family protein produces the protein MGHQIEYITEFDVNQTPKNSIKNYWLKVTSNAMGIPTCIPIMVARGKEDGIVLGLTAAVHGNELNGISVIQRLFKDLDTENLKGTIVGIPVVNVPSFVRGTRVFSDGVDINRIMPGKDNGNTSEVYANRFLNLVVKKFDYLLDLHTASFGRVNSFYIRSDMNNKVTKKLALLQDAEIIVHTPPSDGTLRGAAEELGIPSITIEVGNPHSFQKKIIKSGVAGVHNVLAYLGITDDEYETSKRNTVVCEKSYWLYTQEGGLLTVHVDLRDIVEEGDHIATLRDVFGNRIKKYYAPERGIVVGKSVNPVNQSGGRIIHLGIIK, from the coding sequence ATGGGACACCAGATTGAATATATTACCGAGTTTGATGTGAATCAAACACCTAAAAATTCTATTAAAAATTATTGGTTAAAGGTTACTTCTAACGCAATGGGAATTCCCACGTGTATTCCTATTATGGTTGCTAGAGGGAAAGAAGATGGTATTGTATTAGGGCTTACAGCAGCAGTTCATGGAAATGAATTAAACGGAATATCAGTTATCCAGCGATTGTTTAAAGATTTAGATACAGAAAATTTAAAAGGAACAATTGTAGGAATTCCAGTGGTTAATGTGCCTTCATTTGTTCGAGGGACAAGAGTTTTTAGCGATGGAGTTGATATTAACAGAATAATGCCAGGAAAAGATAATGGAAATACAAGCGAAGTATATGCCAATCGTTTTTTGAATTTGGTGGTAAAGAAGTTTGATTACTTACTAGATCTACATACAGCTAGTTTTGGTAGAGTGAATTCATTTTACATTAGAAGTGATATGAACAATAAAGTCACCAAAAAATTAGCCTTATTACAAGATGCTGAAATTATAGTACATACACCACCATCAGACGGTACTTTACGAGGAGCTGCAGAAGAGTTAGGAATCCCATCTATTACTATCGAAGTGGGTAATCCGCATAGTTTTCAAAAGAAAATTATTAAAAGTGGAGTAGCAGGAGTACACAATGTATTGGCATATTTAGGAATTACCGATGATGAATATGAAACCTCGAAAAGAAATACAGTAGTTTGTGAAAAATCGTATTGGTTATATACCCAAGAAGGAGGGTTACTTACAGTACATGTTGATTTACGAGATATTGTAGAAGAAGGAGACCATATTGCTACACTACGAGATGTGTTTGGTAATAGAATTAAGAAATACTATGCTCCAGAAAGAGGAATTGTGGTAGGGAAGAGTGTAAACCCCGTAAATCAATCAGGGGGACGCATTATTCACTTAGGAATTATAAAATAA
- a CDS encoding sensor histidine kinase, giving the protein MNYYSGYPEVLEHFAIYVLCQFIVAYICLNFLIPNFLIPKKNIQFTIYLLLLLVGVFVIFVGLHEYSHIPKYFKPKNSSVYDSSKMFWEKLLDLRVFLGKSTIILTPTILLVIAKFYKDQQAYLQLNEQKMFTELSVLKHQLNPHFLFNTLNNLYALSIEKSDEAPEVIAKLSEMLDYMLYGCNDKYVSLKKEIELIENYLTLEKVRYDERVEISFNKEVKPDVKIAPLILLTFIENAFKHGVSQELKKAFIHINVSAEEKFITFNIVNSKAKNSIAGNKKSIGLNNVKKQLELLYLNNYSLEIKEDSYSFNLYLKLPIK; this is encoded by the coding sequence ATGAATTATTACAGTGGTTATCCTGAAGTTTTAGAACATTTTGCTATTTATGTTTTATGTCAATTTATTGTCGCTTACATTTGCCTTAACTTTTTAATTCCTAATTTTTTAATTCCCAAAAAAAACATTCAATTTACAATATACCTTTTGCTTTTATTAGTTGGTGTGTTTGTTATTTTTGTAGGACTTCATGAATACTCCCACATTCCTAAATATTTTAAACCTAAAAATAGTAGTGTATATGATTCTAGTAAGATGTTTTGGGAAAAATTATTGGATCTTCGAGTATTTCTAGGAAAGTCTACAATAATTTTAACCCCCACTATATTATTAGTTATCGCTAAGTTTTACAAAGACCAACAAGCTTACTTACAACTTAATGAGCAAAAAATGTTTACAGAACTATCTGTTTTAAAACATCAATTAAATCCGCATTTTTTATTCAATACTTTAAATAATTTGTACGCTTTATCTATAGAAAAATCTGATGAAGCTCCTGAGGTGATTGCAAAACTCTCAGAAATGTTAGATTATATGTTGTATGGATGTAACGACAAATATGTGTCGTTAAAAAAAGAAATTGAACTAATAGAAAACTATCTCACTTTGGAAAAAGTTAGATATGATGAACGTGTAGAAATTAGTTTTAATAAAGAAGTAAAACCTGATGTTAAAATTGCCCCATTAATTCTTCTTACCTTTATAGAAAATGCCTTTAAACATGGAGTTTCTCAAGAGTTGAAGAAAGCTTTTATACACATAAATGTTTCTGCGGAAGAAAAATTTATAACCTTTAATATTGTAAATTCTAAAGCAAAAAATAGTATAGCTGGAAATAAAAAAAGTATTGGACTAAACAACGTAAAAAAGCAATTAGAATTATTATATCTAAACAACTATTCTTTAGAGATTAAAGAAGACTCTTATAGTTTTAATTTATACTTAAAATTACCTATAAAATGA
- a CDS encoding DUF5916 domain-containing protein, with translation MKRVVFFLMLAFEVLCVQAQSEEKTSKIIFSDSSIQLDGKLNEPIWNKLTPEGEFLNYIPNNGDLASNKTEVKMFHNGKKLYISAVYEDITDVVQIGSLKRDDIGTSGADSDSFAIILDTYNQQQSGYFFIVNMGGALVDALVSRNGDGFKVSTSWNTVWNARTSVKGNLKIFEIEIPLKALGYKVDSAEWGVMFHTRNIKLNEWTTSTLIDRNYTQFDLRFTKVFEVEKLSENKSSRFVITPSVTMNYSEDVINNVEDTMVKPSVDVQFNVSSSLKLDATINPDFSQIDVDRQVTNLSRFSVFFPERRNFFLENSDLFTSLGVRGVNPFYSRRIGADSEISFGLKLSGNITKKTRLGILNVATKAKDDKAAQNYGALVVQQQLSKLFTATGYLINRQETDGFSFKDDYNRITGINLNYQSKNNKWTGLANFAGSSTSNVSGDNKFYNTEVWYNNINVSAYAGIKKVEKNYIADVGFVPRLYNYDAILDEVIREGYTQASGRISLTKFYKNSKIFDNHRYLNLSNDTYWDDQGNVAQSTTVLNNDLVFKDQSFLYGGFRHEYVNLKYAFDPLNNGKAIIADKYSYFDAGFGYASADNKKFQYGGNISYGSYYSGYKNGISINAQYRLMPLARLQIRYERNRINLNELGKETFHLARFTGEVFFSNRLNWTTYIQYNTQFDNFNINSRLQWEYKPLSYIYLVVSDNYNQDISRKNWGIALKANYRFDF, from the coding sequence ATGAAGAGAGTTGTATTTTTTTTAATGTTAGCTTTTGAAGTGTTGTGCGTTCAGGCTCAGTCCGAAGAAAAAACAAGCAAAATAATTTTCAGTGATAGTAGTATTCAATTAGACGGAAAATTAAATGAACCTATATGGAACAAATTAACTCCAGAAGGAGAGTTTCTTAATTATATACCTAATAATGGAGATTTAGCTTCTAACAAAACTGAGGTAAAAATGTTTCATAATGGTAAAAAGTTATATATAAGTGCTGTATATGAAGACATAACTGATGTTGTTCAAATAGGGTCTTTAAAAAGGGATGATATTGGAACATCAGGAGCTGATAGCGATTCTTTTGCTATAATTTTAGACACCTATAATCAACAACAATCAGGTTATTTTTTCATTGTCAATATGGGAGGTGCTTTAGTAGATGCATTAGTATCTAGAAATGGAGATGGTTTTAAAGTAAGTACTAGTTGGAATACTGTTTGGAATGCAAGAACTTCAGTAAAAGGAAATTTAAAAATATTTGAAATAGAAATTCCTTTAAAAGCCTTAGGTTATAAGGTTGATTCTGCCGAATGGGGAGTCATGTTTCACACAAGAAATATTAAATTAAATGAGTGGACAACTAGCACGTTAATAGATCGTAATTATACGCAATTTGATTTACGATTTACCAAAGTGTTCGAAGTAGAAAAGTTGTCGGAGAATAAGTCATCCAGATTTGTTATAACACCATCTGTTACTATGAACTATTCGGAAGATGTAATAAATAATGTAGAAGATACTATGGTAAAACCAAGTGTAGATGTACAATTTAATGTAAGTTCTTCTTTAAAGTTAGATGCTACTATAAATCCTGATTTTTCACAAATAGATGTTGATAGACAAGTAACTAATTTAAGTAGATTTTCCGTGTTTTTCCCTGAACGCCGTAACTTTTTCTTAGAGAACAGTGACTTATTTACAAGTTTAGGAGTAAGAGGAGTAAACCCTTTTTACTCCAGACGTATAGGAGCAGATAGTGAAATTTCTTTTGGATTGAAATTATCTGGAAATATTACTAAAAAAACACGACTAGGAATATTAAATGTCGCTACAAAAGCCAAAGACGATAAGGCAGCTCAGAATTACGGAGCATTGGTGGTGCAGCAACAATTATCAAAACTTTTTACAGCAACAGGGTATCTTATTAATAGGCAAGAAACAGATGGTTTCTCTTTTAAGGATGATTATAATAGAATTACAGGAATTAACTTAAATTATCAATCGAAAAATAATAAATGGACAGGATTAGCAAATTTTGCAGGTAGTTCAACAAGTAATGTTTCTGGAGATAATAAATTTTACAATACAGAAGTTTGGTATAACAATATAAACGTTTCTGCTTACGCAGGAATTAAAAAAGTTGAAAAAAACTATATAGCTGATGTTGGTTTTGTACCACGTTTATATAACTATGACGCCATTTTAGATGAAGTTATACGTGAAGGATATACACAAGCCAGTGGGCGTATTAGTTTAACCAAGTTTTATAAAAACTCTAAGATCTTTGATAATCATCGTTATTTAAATTTGTCTAACGATACCTATTGGGACGATCAGGGAAATGTAGCTCAATCAACTACAGTATTGAATAATGATTTAGTGTTTAAAGATCAATCGTTTTTGTATGGTGGATTTCGTCATGAATATGTAAACCTTAAATATGCATTTGATCCTTTAAATAATGGAAAAGCTATTATAGCAGATAAGTATAGCTATTTTGATGCTGGTTTTGGGTATGCTTCAGCCGATAATAAAAAGTTTCAATATGGAGGTAATATTAGTTATGGTAGCTATTACAGTGGTTATAAAAATGGTATTAGCATAAATGCTCAGTATAGATTAATGCCTTTGGCACGTTTACAAATTAGGTATGAAAGAAATAGAATAAATTTAAACGAATTAGGAAAAGAAACCTTTCATTTAGCGCGTTTTACAGGAGAGGTATTCTTTTCTAATCGGTTAAACTGGACTACTTATATACAGTACAATACTCAGTTTGATAATTTTAATATCAATAGCCGTTTACAATGGGAGTATAAACCATTATCTTATATATACTTAGTAGTTTCAGATAATTACAATCAAGATATATCACGTAAAAATTGGGGGATAGCTTTAAAAGCAAATTATAGGTTTGATTTTTAA
- a CDS encoding type IA DNA topoisomerase has protein sequence MKVCIAEKPSVAREIANILGANTKRDGYFEGNGYAVTYTFGHLCTLLEPKDYKPHWKSWDLNNLPMLPERFDTKVTNDSGIQKQFKIVKSLFEKADVVINCGDAGQEGELIQRWVINQANYKGKIQRLWISSLTEEAIKEGFENLKDNDDYNNLYYAGFSRAIGDWLLGLNATRLYTVKFGGYKQVLSIGRVQTPTLAMLVDRYKEIQNFKPEPYWELQTQYRETLFSCEEGRFLKKEDGQAFADKVKESDFEITSVTKKKGKEYAPKLFDLTGLQVYCNNKFGFSADETLKIVQKLYEMKVVTYPRVDTTFLPNDIYPKVPNILKGLKQYASLTQPLLGKKIRKSSKVFNDKKVTDHHAIIPTGIEINLQYNQQQVYDIIVKRFIAVFYPDSDISKTEVKGEADKVPFRTSGKEILTKGWRAVFEYGNDSKKTEDKDVLPTFEKGEKGPHEPSFLEKETKPPRNYTEASLLRAMETAGKQVDDDEMRELMKENGIGRPSTRASIIETLFRRKYIERQKKLIIPTQTGIDLIDLIDNELLKSAELTGLWEKRLKEIERGEYHAATFINQMKKMVDDLVYEVRSSSKTKRISYEAQKTKQKPKKTTSKKKTVVGKECPKCKKGQLLKGSAAYGCSAYKNGCDFTLSFEFMDKKISENQLIRLLDKGCTTNLKGFKQEDKKVEGLVRFDDHFNLKFEPKKTSSNVISSDNEKSHSDTLTCPKCNKGTVLKGKSAYGCSEYKNGCDFVFTFENIKKMANGQPLTKELVYKFLTSK, from the coding sequence ATGAAAGTTTGTATCGCCGAAAAACCGAGTGTAGCCCGTGAGATTGCTAATATCTTAGGAGCCAATACCAAACGAGATGGATATTTCGAAGGGAATGGCTATGCAGTTACGTATACATTCGGTCATTTATGCACACTTTTAGAACCTAAAGACTACAAACCTCACTGGAAAAGCTGGGATTTAAATAACCTCCCTATGCTTCCTGAGCGTTTCGATACTAAGGTTACCAACGATAGTGGTATTCAAAAACAGTTCAAAATTGTTAAGTCTTTATTTGAAAAAGCCGATGTGGTTATCAACTGTGGGGATGCTGGGCAAGAAGGAGAACTCATTCAACGATGGGTAATTAATCAAGCAAACTACAAAGGTAAAATCCAACGATTATGGATTTCTTCCTTAACCGAAGAAGCTATAAAAGAAGGTTTTGAAAACCTAAAAGACAACGACGATTATAACAATTTATATTACGCGGGATTTTCTCGTGCTATTGGTGATTGGCTATTAGGCTTAAATGCTACTCGTTTGTACACTGTAAAATTTGGCGGTTACAAACAAGTGTTATCTATTGGTAGAGTACAAACTCCTACCCTAGCTATGTTGGTAGATCGTTATAAGGAAATTCAAAACTTTAAACCTGAACCTTATTGGGAGCTACAAACGCAATACCGTGAAACTTTATTTAGTTGTGAAGAAGGTCGCTTTTTAAAGAAAGAAGACGGACAAGCTTTTGCCGACAAGGTAAAAGAAAGTGATTTTGAAATAACCTCGGTTACTAAGAAAAAAGGGAAAGAATATGCACCTAAACTGTTTGATTTAACAGGCTTACAGGTATACTGTAACAACAAATTTGGATTTTCAGCAGATGAAACCTTAAAAATTGTTCAGAAACTATACGAAATGAAAGTAGTTACGTACCCTAGAGTAGATACTACTTTTTTACCGAATGATATTTACCCTAAAGTTCCAAATATTTTAAAAGGATTAAAACAATATGCTTCATTAACACAACCTTTATTAGGAAAGAAAATACGTAAATCGAGTAAAGTTTTTAACGATAAAAAAGTTACCGATCACCATGCTATTATTCCTACAGGAATAGAAATCAATCTGCAATACAATCAACAACAAGTGTATGATATCATTGTAAAACGATTTATTGCTGTGTTTTATCCTGATAGCGATATTTCAAAAACCGAAGTTAAAGGAGAAGCTGATAAAGTACCTTTTAGAACTTCAGGAAAAGAAATACTTACCAAAGGTTGGCGAGCTGTTTTTGAGTATGGAAATGATTCTAAAAAAACAGAAGATAAGGATGTGCTTCCAACTTTTGAAAAAGGAGAAAAAGGTCCGCACGAACCTTCTTTTTTAGAAAAAGAAACCAAACCACCTCGTAATTATACCGAAGCTAGTTTATTACGTGCCATGGAAACTGCTGGGAAGCAAGTAGATGATGATGAAATGCGTGAATTAATGAAGGAAAATGGTATTGGACGACCATCTACACGTGCAAGTATTATTGAAACGTTGTTTAGAAGAAAATACATTGAGCGTCAAAAAAAATTGATTATTCCTACCCAAACTGGTATCGACTTGATTGATTTAATTGATAATGAGCTTTTAAAATCTGCTGAATTAACAGGACTCTGGGAAAAACGTTTGAAAGAAATTGAACGTGGTGAATACCATGCTGCTACATTTATCAATCAGATGAAAAAAATGGTAGACGATTTAGTCTACGAAGTACGTTCAAGCTCTAAAACCAAACGAATTTCTTACGAAGCTCAAAAAACTAAACAAAAACCTAAAAAAACAACTTCTAAAAAGAAAACAGTTGTTGGTAAAGAATGTCCAAAATGTAAAAAAGGTCAATTATTAAAAGGAAGTGCTGCTTATGGCTGTTCTGCTTATAAAAATGGTTGTGATTTTACATTGTCTTTTGAATTTATGGATAAAAAAATATCCGAAAACCAACTAATTCGTTTACTTGACAAAGGTTGTACTACCAACTTAAAAGGGTTCAAACAGGAAGATAAAAAAGTAGAAGGTTTGGTTCGTTTTGATGATCATTTCAATTTAAAATTCGAACCTAAAAAAACGAGTTCTAATGTCATTTCGAGTGATAACGAGAAATCTCATTCTGACACCTTAACCTGTCCTAAATGTAATAAAGGAACTGTTTTAAAAGGAAAGTCTGCCTATGGATGTTCTGAATACAAAAATGGTTGTGACTTTGTGTTTACTTTTGAAAACATCAAAAAAATGGCTAACGGACAACCGTTAACCAAAGAGTTAGTATATAAATTTTTGACTTCTAAGTAA
- a CDS encoding ATP-grasp domain-containing protein — protein sequence MKTIELIKPNTFNNENHWYPKVLNATIHPMVNFFLNLDKERIIARYCHLHPKVNADKLREILSYECKYFLWGGADLINSTSADGDKNMVIIENNSCPSGQKSMPLLDDNKEDGVYRLLIERTFKPILEKKRKLVKDGRLAVLYDKNYMETSGYAAVIADVFKEDVFLVPYYSNKDNDHIKIENEIFYLKQEEEWIPLRGIFRYVTQKPWNRFPINSKTKILNPIITCLAGGRNKMVAAKAYDIYNTELEEYGMKINIPDTIWDVSKNEIPLWVKKMGGQAVIKIPYSNAGQGVFTIVNEQELEEFMKLEIEYERFIVQSLIGNYNWSSVSTKGKYYHVGTMPNAKGETFVSDIRMMISSTKDGIKPLCMYSRRALLPLENNLESSKDSWQMLGTNLSVKLGENKWTSDTNRLLIMDRRDYNKLGLGIDDLIETFIQTVLSTIAIDKMCISLINSNKKFKKKLFTSLNNDSTLLNELY from the coding sequence ATGAAAACAATAGAACTTATAAAACCTAATACATTTAATAACGAGAACCATTGGTATCCTAAGGTACTGAATGCCACAATTCATCCAATGGTAAACTTTTTTTTAAATCTTGATAAGGAACGAATTATTGCTAGGTATTGTCACTTACATCCAAAAGTAAATGCAGATAAACTTAGAGAAATTTTATCGTATGAATGTAAGTACTTTTTATGGGGAGGAGCAGATTTGATTAATTCAACATCAGCAGATGGAGATAAAAATATGGTTATTATAGAGAATAACTCATGCCCATCAGGTCAAAAATCAATGCCTTTGTTAGATGATAATAAAGAAGACGGAGTATATCGCTTGTTAATTGAAAGAACGTTTAAGCCTATCTTAGAGAAAAAGCGAAAACTTGTTAAAGATGGTAGATTAGCGGTACTTTATGATAAAAATTATATGGAAACATCAGGTTATGCAGCCGTTATAGCTGATGTTTTTAAAGAAGATGTTTTTCTTGTACCTTATTATTCAAACAAAGATAACGATCATATAAAAATAGAAAATGAAATCTTTTATCTAAAACAAGAAGAAGAATGGATTCCGTTACGAGGTATTTTTAGATATGTAACTCAAAAGCCTTGGAATAGATTTCCAATTAATAGTAAAACAAAGATTTTAAACCCTATTATTACTTGTTTGGCTGGAGGAAGAAATAAAATGGTAGCTGCCAAAGCATATGATATTTACAACACGGAATTAGAAGAATATGGAATGAAAATAAATATCCCAGATACTATTTGGGATGTTAGCAAGAATGAAATTCCGTTGTGGGTAAAAAAAATGGGAGGGCAAGCAGTTATAAAAATACCTTATAGTAATGCAGGACAAGGAGTTTTTACGATTGTTAACGAACAAGAACTAGAAGAGTTTATGAAGTTAGAAATCGAATATGAACGTTTTATTGTACAAAGTTTAATAGGTAACTATAATTGGAGTTCAGTAAGCACAAAAGGCAAATATTATCATGTTGGTACAATGCCAAATGCTAAAGGAGAAACATTTGTATCAGACATTCGTATGATGATTAGTAGTACAAAAGATGGAATAAAACCATTGTGTATGTACTCGAGAAGAGCATTGCTACCATTGGAAAACAACTTAGAAAGTAGTAAAGATTCTTGGCAAATGTTAGGAACTAACTTATCGGTTAAGTTAGGTGAAAATAAATGGACGTCAGACACTAATCGTTTGTTAATTATGGACAGAAGAGATTATAACAAACTAGGTTTAGGTATAGACGATTTAATAGAAACTTTTATACAAACTGTACTTTCTACCATTGCTATCGACAAAATGTGTATTAGTTTAATAAACTCGAATAAAAAGTTTAAAAAGAAACTATTTACTTCATTAAATAACGATAGTACGCTGTTAAACGAATTATATTAA
- a CDS encoding LytR/AlgR family response regulator transcription factor: MTYKCLIVDDEKLARGLIKTHLSQLDDFELIASCSSAIEASNILQNETIDLLFLDIEMPVLKGTDFFKNLVHKPKVIFTTAYRDYAVEGFELNAIDYILKPITFQRFFSAIQKFKASQKENIFNTSVSIPENKNSFIYIRKDRKQVKVHLDSILYIESLKDYIKIHLEKEKHVTKSSISAFEEKLDHRFVRIHRSYIINKGKITAYTKNDIEIGKIEIPIGENFRNNLTFIDS; this comes from the coding sequence ATGACGTACAAATGTTTAATAGTTGATGATGAAAAATTAGCGAGAGGTCTTATAAAAACACACTTATCTCAATTGGATGATTTTGAGTTAATCGCTTCTTGTAGTAGTGCCATTGAAGCCAGTAATATACTTCAAAATGAAACTATTGATTTATTATTTTTAGATATTGAGATGCCTGTTTTAAAAGGCACTGATTTTTTTAAAAACCTAGTGCACAAACCCAAAGTTATTTTTACCACAGCTTATAGAGATTATGCTGTTGAAGGGTTTGAGCTAAATGCAATCGACTATATTTTAAAACCTATAACTTTTCAACGCTTTTTTAGTGCTATACAAAAGTTTAAAGCTTCACAAAAAGAAAATATTTTTAATACTTCAGTTTCTATTCCAGAAAATAAAAACTCTTTTATTTATATAAGAAAAGACCGAAAGCAAGTAAAAGTTCATTTAGATTCTATTTTGTACATAGAAAGTCTAAAAGACTACATTAAAATACATTTAGAAAAAGAAAAGCATGTTACCAAATCTAGTATATCAGCTTTTGAAGAAAAGTTAGATCATCGTTTTGTAAGAATACATCGCTCATATATTATTAATAAAGGCAAAATTACTGCATATACTAAAAACGACATTGAGATCGGAAAAATTGAAATTCCTATTGGTGAAAACTTTCGAAATAACCTAACTTTTATTGATTCATAA
- a CDS encoding copper resistance protein NlpE, with amino-acid sequence MRTLKFLGTLLLVISLLVGCNFNNKKSKEVKEEANEMNESKVVIYKVASRYFIKNDVTKLPSKINSREEFEKYFGAATVMGEDGKPTPIDFEKEYIIAVTVEASNKLIELQPISLTKTGEEINFDYSVTEGGETSYTSRPTLVIIVSKKIEGNINVNPIKVVVDEHNAKNSLDWNGEYEGVLPCADCEGIKTTIQLNDNGTYVMTTKYLGEGEEETVEGNFEWDKTGTVVTLINDEEEPYKLKVVEGAIQKLDIEGKEITGELAKLYFLQKK; translated from the coding sequence ATGCGAACATTAAAATTTTTAGGAACATTATTATTAGTTATTTCTTTATTAGTAGGATGCAACTTTAATAATAAGAAATCGAAGGAGGTTAAAGAAGAGGCTAATGAAATGAATGAGTCTAAAGTAGTGATTTATAAAGTAGCGTCAAGATATTTTATTAAAAATGATGTAACTAAATTGCCTAGTAAAATAAATAGCAGAGAGGAGTTTGAAAAGTATTTTGGAGCGGCAACAGTAATGGGAGAAGATGGAAAACCAACTCCAATTGATTTTGAGAAGGAGTATATAATTGCAGTAACTGTTGAAGCCAGTAACAAATTAATAGAACTTCAACCAATATCTCTTACTAAAACAGGAGAAGAAATTAATTTTGACTATTCTGTTACTGAAGGTGGAGAAACTAGTTATACTTCACGACCTACATTGGTTATAATTGTTTCAAAGAAAATCGAAGGTAATATAAATGTAAACCCAATAAAAGTAGTGGTTGACGAGCATAATGCAAAAAACTCTTTAGATTGGAATGGAGAATATGAAGGGGTACTACCATGTGCAGATTGTGAAGGGATTAAAACCACTATTCAGTTAAATGATAATGGTACTTATGTAATGACTACAAAATATTTAGGAGAAGGAGAAGAAGAAACAGTTGAAGGAAATTTTGAATGGGATAAAACAGGTACAGTGGTTACACTAATAAATGATGAAGAAGAGCCTTATAAGTTAAAAGTTGTAGAAGGAGCCATTCAGAAATTAGATATTGAAGGGAAAGAAATAACAGGAGAGTTAGCGAAATTATATTTTTTACAGAAAAAGTAA